A stretch of the Gracilinanus agilis isolate LMUSP501 chromosome 4, AgileGrace, whole genome shotgun sequence genome encodes the following:
- the LRRC71 gene encoding leucine-rich repeat-containing protein 71 — protein MGIDRAVGLPPRDSGGDERECGGTQGSKNTDNLKRLPKKGERVVKEKPPPVLPPVGEEEPKNPEEYQCVGILEQDFLELCTRSGFTDFPKVVVRNHGRSASATATEKPPGEEQRPSATCSQNSLLQIETKYAFFRPTIQVDLEQEDPKLVREIFIRGWKLADPLLGILCKCLPSLTQLQAINLWKVGLTDETLTVLITLIPACSSSLKKVSLEGNPIVEQSYHRLMVPESTIMHLSLRNNKIDDHGARLLGQALSTLRTSNRTLVSLNLGYNHIGDEGASHIAQGLRLNRSLLWLSLAHNRIQDQGAMKLAEVLQPFELTHIEVVERRRLMLEKGTQGSRILRGSPTSSRHGERDRDKGQLTQGTGSAVAIDKLQPPKTAKGAAGKKKEKQEAAKKEEKSGSGTSPTQTTPKKEDTSKAGKGKVTIPEQKPGRGKGAKLGPKEKRSTLAESEVIQEKPTEILNPLLEQTEHRNGKVYLPGNKVLMHLNLIRNRITEMGLKGFLAAVQYQVKFTKPKIPTKGPTGLLTLMLWKNSFPPQCETYNMIQDMMLPRDPISKNKNEEGLSTQGPHYLLLSPRVHILTSAYTISQGAFTPRAPLRLQRGRSSGTFVWGGSADGIHDKGVQEPEYPPQGDMVIQKEERADQARRSPTTLLLLTVCDASLPPSPSLDSLSSPHFNVPGTVDLERREGQQGSLTTTPFQRSNEKKQKRVELGVKQVQAFLQGAFQRLFQPQRILRLSQLLPRGSAFRAPLRAGSSLREPGSSARAALSLLVPSRSLEAAS, from the exons ATGGGCATCGATCGGGCTGTCGGGCTGCCACCCAGAGACAGTGGGGGAGATGAGAGAGAGTGTGGAGGGACccagg GGTCCAAAAACACCGACAACCTGAAGCGACTACCGAAAAAGGGGGAGAGGGTAGTGAAGGAGAAACCACCGCCTGTCTTACCCCCTGTGGGGGAGGAGGAGCCCAAAAATCCAG AGGAGTACCAATGCGTGGGCATCTTGGAACAGGACTTTCTCGAACTCTGCACTCGTTCGGGATTCACCGACTTCCCCAAAGTCGTTGTCCGCAATCACGGCCGCTCCGCCTCCGCCACTGCCACCGAAAAGCCCCCGG GGGAGGAACAGCGGCCCTCTGCCACCTGTAGCCAAAACAGCCTCCTCCAGATCGAGACCAAGTATGCCTTCTTCCGGCCCACCATCCAGGTGGACCTGGAGCAAGAGGACCCCAAGTTGGTTCGGGAAATCTTCATTCGAG GTTGGAAACTGGCAGATCCACTTCTGGGCATTCTCTGCAAGTGTCTGCCCAGTCTCACCCAGCTGCAGGCCATCAA CCTGTGGAAAGTGGGGCTGACTGATGAGACCTTGACCGTCTTAATTACCCTCATCCCAGCTTGCTCCTCCAGTCTCAA GAAGGTGTCTCTGGAGGGAAACCCCATTGTGGAGCAGTCTTACCACAGGCTCATGGTCCCGGAAAGCAC CATCATGCACTTGTCCCTGCGGAACAACAAGATCGACGATCACGGGGCCCGGCTCCTGGGCCAGGCGCTGTCCACGCTGCGCACCAGCAACCGCACTCTGGTCTCTCTCAACCTGGGCTACAACCACATCGGAGACGAGGGTGCCAGCCACATCGCCCAA GGCCTGAGGCTGAACCGCTCCCTGCTCTGGCTGTCCCTGGCCCACAATCGAATCCAGGACCAGGGCGCAATGAAGCTAGCCGAG GTCCTGCAGCCTTTCGAACTAACACACATTGAGGTGGTGGAACGCAGGCGACTAATGCTCGAAAAGGGGACTCAGGGATCCAGAATCCTAAGGGGATCG CCCACTTCCTCCCGCCACGGAGAACGCGACCGAGACAAGGGTCAGCTGACGCAGGGGACTGGCAGCGCTGTGGCCATCGACAAGCTGCAGCCACCCAAGACCGCCAAAGGTGCAGCGggcaagaagaaggagaag CAAGAAGCAGCCAAGAAAGAGGAGAAGTCGGGGTCGGGGACATCTCCCACACAGACTACCCCAAAGAAGGAGGATACCAGCAAGGCTGGTAAAGGCA AGGTGACCATCCCAGAACAGAAGCCTGGTCGGGGAAAGGGAGCCAAATTGGGGCCCAAAGAGAAGCGGAGTACACTCGCCGAGTCTGAGGTGATTCAGGAAAAG CCTACCGAGATCCTCAATCCCCTTCTAGAGCAGACGGAGCATCGAAATGGGAAGGTTTACTTGCCAGGAAACAAAGTTCTTATGCACCTCAATCTTATCC GGAATCGAATCACAGAAATGGGTCTGAAAGGCTTCCTCGCTGCTGTCCAATATCAAGTGAAGTTTACCAAACCCAAAATTCCAACTAAAGGACCCACCGGGTTGCTCACACTGATGCTGTGG AAAAATTCCTTTCCTCCACAATGTGAGACCTACAACATGATCCAGGACATGATGCTTCCTCGAGACCCCATTTccaagaataaaaatgaagaaggcTTATCCACTCAGGG CCCACACTATCTGCTGCTCTCCCCGAGGGTGCATATATTAACCTCTGCTTACACAATAAGCCAAGGTGCCTTCACCCCACGAGCCCCTCTCCGGCTGCAGAGGGGCAGAAGCTCTGGCACCTTTGTCTGGGGAGGCTCTGCTGACGGTATTCACGATAAAGGAGTTCAAGAGCCTGAATACCCTCCTCAAGGAGACATGGTCATTCAGAAGGAGGaaag GGCTGACCAGGCCAGACGCAGTCCCACAACTCTGCTTCTGCTTACGGTGTGCGATGCTTCCCTGCCCCCTTCACCCTCTTTGGACagcctctcctctccccattttaACGTGCCTGGAACAGTAGATCTTGAGAGGCGGGAGGGACAGCAGGGCTCACTCACAACAACTCCCTTTCAAAGGTCCAACGAGAAAAAGCAGAAAAGGGTGGAACTAGGAGTAAAACAAGTGCAGGCCTTTTTACAG GGAGCCTTCCAGCGGCTCTTCCAGCCCCAGCGAATCCTTCGTCTCTCCCAACTCCTGCCACGTGGCTCAGCTTTCCGAGCGCCTCTGAGAGCAGGATCCTCCCTACGGGAGCCGGGAAGCTCGGCCCGGGCCGCTCTCAGCCTCCTGGTCCCATCTAGAAGTCTAGAGGCTGCGAGCTGA
- the PEAR1 gene encoding platelet endothelial aggregation receptor 1, translating into MPCRQDTTGFSCPRSHPCQNGGIYNSGQNCTCPPGWMGAICSLPCPEGRFGRGCTQECRCHNGGQCDPILGQCHCAPGYTGDRCREDCPADRFGQDCAETCDCGPGARCFAADGSCLCEHGFTGDRCTERLCPDGSYGLTCEASCACHAEHSLSCHPMSGECSCRPGWAGLHCNESCPPGTHGPGCREPCLCLHGGTCQAESGHCLCPPGYTGPHCSSLCPMDTFGTNCSQTCSCVHALSCSPVDGTCNCKEGWQKGNCSVPCPEGTWGFGCNASCQCAHGASCSPQTGACSCTPGWRGDRCQLPCLKGQFGAGCASHCDCKHADGCDPIHGHCQCQPGWTGLRCDLPCPEGFWGPHCNNTCTCKNGGTCIPENGSCICVPGYRGPSCQRTCQPGRYGKRCAPCKCANHSSCNPVDGSCRCHAGWIGPDCSQPCPLGYWGINCALPCQCHNGGHCQPQEGNCICPPGWTGRLCSEGCPPGTFGANCSQLCQCGPEGQCQAETGACICPPGHSGAPCKIGNQDQPFTMVPTLPVTYDSLGAVIGIAVLGALVVALIALFIGYRQWQKGKAHQHLAVAYSSGRLDGSEYVIPDVPPSYSHYYSNPSYHTLSQCSPTPPPPNKVPGTQLFASLQAPERPGAYGQDSHATLPADWKHHKELPPGHRGRGLLDRYSYSSGNGLAHLYGKGPIPEEGLGASISSLCSENPYATIRDLPSLLGPPNEGSYMEMKGPSCAAAETSGEPSPPRRHVLQPRQSQRLRRPDSQRDSGTYEQPNPPAPDFIAGGTLPPIPPGLPPGHYDSPKNSHIPGHYDLPPVRHPPSPPRRRQDR; encoded by the exons ATGCCCTGTCGTCAGGACACGACTGGCTTCTCCTGCCCCAGAAGCCATCCCTGCCAAAATGGGGGGATCTACAACTCTGGCCAGAACTGTACCTGCCCACCAGGCTGGATG GGCGCCATTTGTTCTCTGCCATGCCCAGAAGGCCGCTTTGGAAGGGGTTGCACCCAAGAGTGTCGCTGTCATAACGGGGGTCAATGCGACCCCATCCTAGGGCAGTGCCACTGCGCTCCAGGATACACCGGAGACAG GTGCCGAGAGGATTGCCCAGCGGATCGTTTCGGCCAGGACTGTGCTGAGACCTGCGACTGCGGCCCGGGGGCCCGCTGCTTCGCAGCCGACGGGTCGTGTCTGTGCGAGCACGGCTTCACTGGGGATCGCTGCACGGAGCGCCTCTGTCCAGACGGTAGCTACGGGCTCACTTGCGAGGCGTCCTGCGCCTGCCACGCAGAGCACAGCCTCAG CTGCCATCCCATGAGTGGCGAGTGCTCTTGCAGGCCAGGATGGGCTGGTTTGCATTGCAATGAGAGCTGTCCCCCGGGCACCCACGGACCTGGCTGTCGGGAACCCTGCCTCTGCCTTCATGGAGGCACCTGCCAGGCAGAAAGTGGCCACTGTCTGTGTCCCCCCGGCTACACA GGCCCCCACTGTTCCAGTCTCTGCCCTATGGACACATTTGGGACCAACTGCTCCCAGACTTGTTCCTGTGTGCATGCCCTCTCTTGTTCCCCAGTCGATGGCACATGCAACTGCAAGGAAG GATGGCAGAAAGGCAACTGTTCTGTGCCTTGCCCTGAGGGTACCTGGGGATTTGGCTGCAATGCCAGCTGCCAGTGTGCCCATGGGGCTTCCTGTAGCCCACAAACAGGAGCCTGCTCCTGTACCCCTGGCTGGCGTGGCGATCGGTGCCAGCTTCCCTGCCTG AAGGGGCAGTTTGGAGCAGGCTGTGCCAGTCACTGTGATTGCAAACACGCAGATGGCTGTGACCCCATTCATGGTCATTGCCAATGCCAGCCTGGATGGACAG GGCTCCGCTGTGACCTTCCATGCCCTGAGGGTTTCTGGGGACCCCACTGCAATAACACCTGTACCTGCAAGAATGGAGGAACCTGTATACCTGAGAATGGGAGCTGCATCTGTGTGCCTGGCTACCGGGGTCCTTCTTGCCAGAGAA CCTGCCAGCCTGGTCGATATGGCAAGCGTTGTGCTCCCTGCAAATGTGCCAATCACTCCTCCTGCAACCCTGTAGATGGAAGCTGTCGCTGCCATGCTGGGTGGATTGGCCCTGATTGTTCTCAGC CATGCCCACTGGGGTATTGGGGCATCAACTGTGCTCTTCCCTGCCAGTGCCACAATGGTGGGCACTGCCAACCCCAGGAGGGAAACTGCATCTGCCCACCAGGCTGGACTGGACGCCTCTGCTCTGAAG GTTGCCCTCCAGGTACGTTTGGTGCCAACTGCTCCCAACTGTGCCAGTGTGGGCCTGAAGGACAGTGCCAGGCTGAAACAGGGGCTTGTATATGTCCACCAGGTCACAGTGGTGCCCCCTGCAAAATTG GGAACCAGGATCAGCCCTTCACCATGGTGCCCACCCTGCCAGTGACATATGACTCTCTGGGAGCCGTGATTGGCATTGCAGTGCTGGGGGCCCTGGTGGTGGCCCTGATAGCACTATTCATTGGGTACCGACAGTGGCAGAAAGGCAAAGCACACCAGCATCTGGCTGTAGCCTACAGCAGTGGACGTCTGGATGGCTCTGAATATGTCATCCCAG ATGTCCCACCAAGCTACAGTCACTATTACTCCAACCCCAGCTACCACACACTGTCCCAGTGCtctcccactcccccaccccccaacaag GTGCCAGGCACTCAGCTCTTTGCTAGCCTCCAGGCCCCAGAACGCCCTGGGGCTTATGGGCAAGACAGCCATGCCACTCTGCCTGCTGACTGGAAGCACCACAAGGAGCTCCCTCCTGGGCACCGGG GGCGAGGTCTATTGGATCGTTATAGCTACAGCTCTGGCAACGGATTGGCACACCTGTATGGTAAAG ggCCCATCCCAGAGGAGGGGCTGGGGGCCAGCATAAGCTCCCTGTGCAGCGAGAATCCCTACGCCACCATTCGGGATTTACCCAGCCTTCTGGGGCCTCCCAATGAGGGCAGCTACATGGAGATGAAAGGTCCTTCGTGCGCTGCCGCTGAGACATCTGGGGAGCCCAGTCCACCCCGCAGGCACGTGCTCCAGCCCCGGCAGAGTCAAAGACTTCGAAGGCCAGACAGCCAGAGGGACAGTGGCACCTACGAACAGCCCAACCCGCCAGCCCCGG acttCATCGCTGGGGGTACGCTGCCTCCCATCCCGCCAGGTCTTCCTCCCGGCCACTACGACTCACCTAAGAACAGCCACATCCCGGGACACTATGACTTGCCCCCTGTTCGACACCCTCCCTCGCCCCCGAGGAGGCGACAGGATCGTTGA